A genome region from Frankineae bacterium MT45 includes the following:
- a CDS encoding NAD(P)-dependent dehydrogenase, short-chain alcohol dehydrogenase family translates to MSVLESFRLDGKVAIVTGASSGLGVAFAQGLAEAGANLVLAARRAEKLEQTAELVRGIGSKTLTVSTDVADPAQCQAMVDAAMAEFGQVDVLVNNAGVGTAVPATRETPEQFRSVIDINLNGSYWAAQACGRIMQLGSSIINISSVLGITTGGLPQAAYAASKAGIIGLTRDLAQQWGGRKGIRVNAIAPGFFQSEMTHQYPDGYLESQSQRVVLGRIGDPAELAATLIWLASPAGGYVTGQTVVVDGGLTIA, encoded by the coding sequence ATGAGCGTTCTCGAGAGTTTCCGCCTGGACGGAAAGGTCGCCATCGTCACCGGCGCCTCGTCGGGACTCGGCGTCGCCTTCGCGCAGGGGCTGGCCGAGGCCGGGGCGAATCTGGTGCTGGCCGCGCGCCGGGCCGAGAAGCTTGAGCAGACGGCAGAGCTGGTACGAGGAATCGGCAGCAAAACCCTGACCGTCTCGACCGATGTCGCGGATCCGGCGCAGTGCCAGGCGATGGTCGACGCAGCGATGGCCGAGTTCGGACAGGTCGACGTGCTGGTGAACAACGCGGGCGTGGGCACCGCGGTGCCGGCGACCCGCGAGACCCCCGAGCAGTTCCGCTCGGTCATCGACATCAACCTCAACGGCTCATACTGGGCGGCGCAGGCCTGCGGACGCATCATGCAGCTGGGCAGTTCGATCATCAACATCTCCAGTGTTCTCGGCATCACCACCGGCGGACTGCCGCAGGCCGCCTATGCCGCCAGCAAGGCCGGCATCATCGGACTGACCCGCGATCTGGCCCAGCAGTGGGGCGGGCGGAAGGGCATCCGGGTCAACGCGATCGCTCCCGGCTTCTTCCAATCCGAGATGACACACCAGTACCCGGACGGGTACCTGGAGTCCCAGTCCCAGCGCGTGGTGCTCGGGCGCATCGGTGATCCGGCCGAACTCGCGGCCACACTGATCTGGCTGGCCTCACCGGCCGGGGGTTACGTCACCGGGCAGACCGTCGTCGTCGACGGCGGCCTCACCATCGCCTGA
- a CDS encoding Carbon monoxide dehydrogenase subunit G: MVNTFSATNKSEAIVPASREAIWSLLTDPQALVRMTPLLSRVDVDGEHWTWHLTRIAALGVQISPVFTEQMTFDAPNRIDYSHQPPEGVRERTGVDGHYRLSDVSGGTRLSIRLTIHTELPLPRATGPAVAGVIATMMARTGEKFAANLLRELGVEVA, encoded by the coding sequence GTGGTGAACACCTTCTCGGCGACGAACAAGTCCGAAGCAATCGTGCCGGCTTCGCGCGAGGCGATCTGGTCGCTGCTCACCGACCCACAAGCCTTGGTGAGGATGACCCCTTTGCTGAGTCGGGTAGATGTCGACGGGGAGCACTGGACCTGGCACCTGACGAGGATCGCCGCGCTGGGCGTGCAGATCAGCCCGGTCTTCACTGAGCAGATGACCTTCGATGCTCCGAACCGGATCGACTACAGCCACCAGCCACCGGAAGGAGTGCGAGAACGCACCGGCGTAGACGGCCACTATCGACTCAGTGACGTCTCGGGCGGCACCCGGCTTTCGATCCGCCTCACGATCCACACCGAACTCCCGCTACCGAGGGCGACCGGTCCCGCCGTGGCGGGGGTGATCGCCACGATGATGGCCCGAACGGGCGAGAAGTTCGCGGCGAATCTACTGCGCGAACTCGGAGTTGAGGTGGCTTAG
- a CDS encoding diguanylate cyclase (GGDEF) domain-containing protein — protein sequence MTVRPLEDYRPRVRRTGSGILPTKAELQTVWRLARIRPVVATRLVLVFMTGTAYFGGGTLSLIGVCIIHNQLQRPGILAGISVLCMAIGAFLYLRVKLLTIRLFSFLVAMGTVIISVAVYLLGPSDQAIDVAALLMFPMVGVFFSFSWITALSHMVFIEFCAATAFMAQGRPDTDVLILQGAMLGVGLAVGWLTRAAAASKKDSLTGLANRRWFDERLRDLVGDAEVDTAPLSIVFLDFDRFKQINDTIGHAEGDRVLIAAADAWMKIVPSGCLLARPGGDEFAMIMPGYSAARAAEVADAMRRSILHETTCSAGVAELRADDSKAMLMARADVALYEAKSRGGNLTCQHGVVNTEGAEAIHSGLEAGEFEVYYQPIIDLRFGLVTGDEALIRWNDPARGLVPPNDFIPLAEANGAIHALGAWILREACRGTADYIKATGRPRRVSVNASGHELKRLDYAQNVADVLAETGLDPSMLVIEVTESTFDADHPNVIAMLGELRELGIDIAIDDFGTGYSSLSRLHNIPANVLKIDRSFVSAIPEDGAEVPVLRSIVALAEALGLRIVAEGVETIHQAQVLTDLGCSHAQGYHFGRPNPVQQAATTIVGIHAA from the coding sequence TTGACCGTCAGACCGCTGGAAGACTACCGGCCCCGCGTGCGTCGCACCGGTTCCGGCATTCTGCCCACAAAAGCGGAGCTGCAGACGGTTTGGCGACTGGCCCGTATCCGTCCGGTGGTGGCTACTCGACTGGTGCTGGTGTTCATGACCGGTACCGCGTACTTCGGTGGTGGCACGCTGTCGCTCATCGGGGTCTGCATCATTCACAACCAATTGCAGCGGCCGGGCATCCTGGCTGGCATCTCGGTGCTCTGCATGGCTATCGGGGCGTTCCTGTATCTGCGGGTGAAACTGCTGACGATCCGGCTCTTTTCGTTCCTGGTCGCGATGGGAACCGTGATCATCTCGGTCGCCGTCTACCTCCTCGGGCCGAGCGATCAGGCGATCGACGTCGCGGCGCTGCTGATGTTCCCGATGGTCGGGGTCTTCTTCTCCTTCTCCTGGATCACTGCGCTCAGTCACATGGTCTTCATCGAGTTCTGCGCGGCGACGGCCTTCATGGCCCAGGGGCGCCCGGATACCGACGTGCTGATCCTGCAGGGCGCGATGCTCGGGGTCGGCCTGGCCGTCGGGTGGCTCACCCGCGCGGCCGCGGCCAGCAAGAAGGACTCGCTGACCGGCCTGGCCAATCGACGCTGGTTCGACGAGCGACTGCGCGATCTGGTCGGCGATGCCGAGGTCGACACGGCACCGCTGTCGATCGTCTTCCTCGACTTCGACCGCTTCAAGCAGATCAACGACACCATCGGCCACGCCGAGGGTGACCGGGTGCTCATCGCCGCGGCCGACGCCTGGATGAAGATCGTGCCGTCCGGTTGCCTGCTGGCTCGCCCCGGTGGCGACGAGTTTGCCATGATAATGCCGGGGTATTCCGCTGCGCGGGCCGCTGAGGTCGCCGATGCGATGCGCCGTTCGATCCTGCACGAGACGACCTGCTCAGCCGGCGTCGCCGAGCTTCGGGCCGATGACTCGAAGGCCATGCTGATGGCCCGCGCCGACGTCGCCCTCTACGAAGCGAAGAGCCGGGGTGGCAACCTGACCTGCCAGCACGGTGTGGTCAACACCGAGGGGGCCGAGGCGATTCACTCCGGGCTGGAGGCCGGCGAGTTCGAGGTCTACTACCAGCCGATCATCGATCTGCGCTTCGGGCTGGTCACCGGTGACGAGGCGCTCATCCGCTGGAACGACCCGGCCCGCGGTCTGGTGCCGCCGAACGACTTCATCCCGCTGGCCGAGGCGAACGGCGCGATCCACGCCCTCGGCGCCTGGATTCTGCGCGAGGCGTGCCGCGGCACGGCCGACTACATCAAGGCGACCGGCCGACCCCGTCGGGTATCGGTGAACGCCTCCGGGCACGAGCTGAAGCGCCTGGATTACGCGCAGAACGTGGCCGACGTGCTGGCCGAGACTGGCCTCGACCCGTCGATGCTCGTCATCGAGGTCACCGAGTCGACCTTCGACGCCGACCACCCGAACGTCATCGCCATGCTCGGCGAGCTGCGCGAACTCGGTATCGACATCGCCATCGACGACTTCGGCACCGGATACTCGTCACTGAGCCGGCTGCACAACATCCCGGCGAATGTCCTGAAAATTGACCGGTCCTTTGTCTCGGCCATCCCCGAGGACGGCGCCGAGGTTCCGGTGCTGCGCTCGATCGTCGCGCTGGCCGAGGCGCTCGGGCTGCGCATCGTCGCCGAGGGCGTCGAGACGATCCACCAGGCCCAGGTGCTGACCGACCTCGGCTGCTCACACGCCCAGGGTTACCACTTCGGACGCCCGAACCCGGTGCAGCAGGCAGCTACCACCATCGTTGGCATCCACGCCGCTTAG
- a CDS encoding DNA-binding transcriptional regulator, MarR family, whose translation MVSNERSSTNELALLVADVYEAAGALRQSGERIAAAEGQTQSRWQTLSVVSGEPTTVAQAARRLGVSRQNVQRIVNDLQSEGLVTFSDNPAHKGSPFVTLLPPGRTVLRRLTRAASVAHRAQVRHLDNPDQRFDLLALRSALQRLTEAVRSAEASVGSAQQGRNTH comes from the coding sequence ATGGTGTCAAATGAGCGCTCGTCGACGAACGAGTTGGCGCTCCTCGTGGCCGATGTGTACGAGGCGGCCGGCGCCCTGCGTCAGAGCGGCGAGCGCATCGCGGCGGCCGAAGGCCAGACTCAATCCCGTTGGCAGACCCTCTCGGTCGTGTCGGGCGAGCCGACCACAGTTGCTCAGGCGGCGCGCCGCCTCGGAGTGAGCCGGCAGAACGTCCAGCGCATCGTCAACGACCTGCAGAGCGAGGGATTGGTGACCTTCTCGGACAATCCCGCCCACAAGGGTTCGCCCTTCGTGACATTGCTTCCGCCAGGGCGTACGGTCCTCAGGCGCCTCACCCGCGCCGCGTCTGTCGCCCATCGGGCGCAGGTGCGCCACCTCGACAATCCCGACCAGAGGTTTGACCTGCTCGCTCTGCGGTCGGCGCTGCAGCGACTCACTGAGGCCGTCCGTTCGGCCGAGGCTTCGGTCGGCTCCGCGCAGCAAGGAAGGAACACTCATTGA
- a CDS encoding transcriptional regulator, TetR family: MTTTSGTALNPRSPSQDRSRLTRQNLLEAAGDCLCEIGWTRTTVSLVAERAGVSRGAAQHHFPTREELFTAVVEYLADQRTAEMAEEVTQLPPGAERTEAVVQMLVRSYTGRTFRAALQIWVAAASDEVLRAQIVPLEARMGAAAHQAAIQLLGVDERLPGVRETVQGILDMARGLALANLLTDDSRRRARVVRQWSKLLQEALHDAALPDPQPGAAS; the protein is encoded by the coding sequence ATGACGACCACCTCGGGTACGGCGCTCAACCCTCGCTCCCCCAGCCAGGATCGCAGCCGGTTGACCCGGCAAAATCTCCTCGAAGCCGCCGGAGACTGTCTCTGCGAGATCGGCTGGACCCGCACCACGGTCAGCCTGGTCGCGGAGCGGGCCGGGGTCTCCCGAGGCGCGGCCCAGCACCACTTCCCGACCCGGGAGGAGCTCTTCACGGCCGTCGTCGAGTACCTGGCCGACCAGCGCACCGCGGAGATGGCCGAGGAGGTCACCCAGCTGCCACCGGGAGCCGAACGGACCGAGGCCGTGGTTCAGATGCTGGTCCGCAGCTACACCGGACGGACGTTCCGGGCCGCGCTGCAGATCTGGGTCGCCGCTGCGTCGGATGAGGTGCTGCGGGCCCAGATCGTCCCGCTGGAGGCGCGGATGGGTGCCGCGGCCCACCAGGCGGCGATCCAGCTGCTGGGGGTGGACGAGCGCCTGCCCGGCGTGCGGGAGACCGTCCAGGGAATCCTTGACATGGCACGGGGCCTGGCGCTGGCCAACCTGCTCACCGACGATTCCCGCCGACGGGCGCGGGTCGTGCGGCAGTGGTCGAAGCTGCTGCAGGAAGCCCTCCACGACGCGGCGCTGCCCGACCCACAGCCGGGTGCCGCGTCCTGA
- a CDS encoding diguanylate cyclase (GGDEF) domain-containing protein has protein sequence MTTAKRSTPRPGSVRRLFAIYAAVSLVPVLLLGALLMAQLRAEGNARGLAEGRAEADLIARSGIAPVLDGRDLRLGLSAAEGDALSRSIKSAVADHSVLRVRLRDLDGNVIFSDDKVGIQDGEGADDESLDAAAGHIVAALSRLDADENRGGPRVVEVYQPLLAAQTGNRIGVLEMYIPYSPIESDIANGQRSIGFVLSLGLLLLWVCLLGVSASVIRRLRSQFRATAYLAAHDTLTGLPNRTRFTAAIAQAASDPSIPLAIALLNLDRFRDVNDALGHDNGDELIRIVGQRLSACVQPIDTVARLAGDEFGLVLRGIRDPLAVSVALADLQTAAFAEHFQIDGLPLSVEASIGFTVADEEGEPESLLREADIALSVAKREHRRVVRYDRTQDTFDSLALTLLAELPSAMGNGQLELNYQPKYDLHSRTADAVEALVRWRHPTLGLLTPQAFLAAVEQTDLIDDLTRWLLRTVGTALPELDPSGRLSVALNVSARNLLRADFADEALKILRETDADPRRIIMEITETAVLADPPRAISTLQRLAEAGLRISIDDFGVGQTSLAYLSSMPIAELKIDQAFVFSMSSNAGNAAIVGSVIELGHSLGLSVTAEGVETLEHLQRLHRLGCDTIQGYYISRPVPASELAAQLATIDATDYELTGEPVAVSSAVPE, from the coding sequence GTGACGACCGCGAAGCGATCCACCCCCAGACCGGGTTCGGTCCGCCGCCTCTTCGCGATCTATGCCGCCGTCTCGCTGGTTCCGGTGCTGCTGCTCGGTGCCCTGCTGATGGCCCAGTTGCGGGCCGAGGGGAATGCCCGCGGTTTGGCCGAGGGACGGGCCGAAGCCGACCTCATTGCCCGCAGTGGTATCGCACCGGTGCTCGATGGGCGCGATCTGCGCCTCGGCCTCAGCGCCGCAGAAGGTGACGCGCTCAGTCGGAGCATCAAATCCGCCGTCGCCGACCACTCCGTACTGCGCGTCCGGCTGCGCGACCTGGACGGCAATGTCATCTTCTCCGACGACAAGGTGGGCATCCAAGACGGTGAAGGAGCCGACGACGAGTCGCTCGACGCCGCCGCCGGGCACATCGTCGCCGCCCTCTCCCGCCTCGACGCCGACGAGAACCGGGGAGGTCCCCGGGTCGTCGAGGTGTATCAGCCGCTGCTGGCCGCGCAGACCGGGAATCGCATCGGCGTGCTGGAGATGTACATCCCGTACTCCCCGATCGAGTCGGATATCGCCAACGGCCAGCGCAGCATCGGCTTTGTGCTGAGTCTTGGCCTGCTCCTGCTCTGGGTCTGCCTCCTCGGTGTCTCGGCGTCGGTCATCCGCCGGCTGCGCAGCCAGTTCCGGGCCACCGCGTACCTGGCCGCTCACGACACCCTCACCGGGCTGCCGAACCGGACCCGATTCACCGCTGCGATCGCCCAGGCGGCGTCCGACCCGTCGATCCCGCTGGCCATCGCACTGCTGAATCTCGACCGGTTCCGGGACGTCAACGATGCGCTCGGCCACGACAACGGTGATGAGCTGATCCGGATCGTCGGCCAGCGCCTGAGTGCGTGCGTGCAGCCCATCGACACCGTGGCCCGGCTGGCCGGCGACGAGTTCGGCCTTGTTCTGCGGGGAATTCGAGACCCTCTCGCCGTGAGCGTGGCCCTGGCCGATCTCCAGACGGCCGCCTTCGCCGAGCACTTCCAGATCGATGGCCTGCCGCTGAGCGTCGAGGCGAGCATCGGCTTCACCGTCGCCGACGAGGAGGGTGAGCCGGAGTCGCTGCTCCGGGAGGCCGACATCGCCCTTTCGGTCGCCAAGCGCGAACACCGGCGGGTGGTGCGCTACGACCGCACCCAGGACACCTTCGACTCGCTCGCCCTCACCCTGCTCGCCGAGTTGCCGTCGGCGATGGGCAACGGTCAGCTCGAGCTGAACTACCAGCCGAAGTACGACCTGCACTCCCGAACGGCGGACGCCGTGGAGGCGCTGGTTCGGTGGCGCCACCCGACGCTCGGCCTGCTCACCCCGCAGGCCTTCCTGGCGGCCGTCGAGCAGACCGATCTCATCGACGACCTGACCCGCTGGCTACTGCGCACTGTCGGCACCGCGCTACCCGAGTTGGATCCGAGCGGCCGGCTCTCGGTGGCGCTGAATGTCTCAGCCCGAAATCTACTGCGGGCTGACTTCGCCGACGAAGCCCTGAAGATTCTGAGGGAAACTGACGCCGACCCGCGTCGCATCATCATGGAGATCACCGAGACGGCGGTCCTGGCTGATCCGCCCCGGGCGATCAGCACCCTCCAGCGGCTGGCCGAGGCCGGGCTGCGGATCTCCATCGACGACTTCGGCGTCGGGCAGACCAGTCTGGCCTACCTCTCCTCGATGCCGATCGCCGAATTGAAGATCGATCAGGCCTTCGTCTTCTCGATGTCGAGCAACGCCGGCAACGCCGCGATCGTCGGCTCCGTCATCGAACTCGGGCACAGCCTCGGGCTCAGTGTGACCGCCGAGGGTGTGGAGACGCTGGAGCACCTGCAGCGCCTGCACCGGTTGGGGTGCGACACGATCCAGGGCTACTACATCTCCCGGCCGGTGCCGGCGTCAGAACTCGCCGCTCAACTGGCCACGATCGACGCCACCGACTACGAACTGACCGGCGAGCCGGTTGCGGTCTCCTCCGCAGTCCCAGAGTGA
- a CDS encoding Uncharacterized conserved protein YbcV, DUF1398 family, whose translation MTLTQTIEAAQRRGTQVRPEVGGFPYLAEVLRQAGVNRFQFTVASMTALFITSNGSVVQPGPAILSELTEVPPYSEAALIAAIRTDQAGQSTFDEFVRSTWQAGVIWYEVDLLLRTCTYFAPTGEHYVESYPAVEVPVQPN comes from the coding sequence GTGACCCTCACCCAGACGATCGAAGCGGCCCAGCGACGGGGCACCCAGGTACGACCCGAGGTGGGCGGATTTCCGTACCTGGCCGAAGTGCTGCGTCAGGCCGGCGTCAACCGCTTCCAGTTCACGGTTGCCTCGATGACTGCACTCTTCATCACGTCCAACGGCAGCGTGGTCCAGCCGGGGCCCGCCATCCTCAGTGAGTTAACCGAGGTTCCGCCGTACAGCGAGGCCGCACTCATCGCAGCGATCAGGACCGACCAGGCCGGCCAGAGCACCTTCGACGAGTTCGTCCGGTCGACCTGGCAGGCCGGGGTCATCTGGTACGAGGTAGATCTGCTGCTGCGCACCTGCACCTACTTCGCCCCCACCGGCGAGCACTATGTCGAGTCCTATCCAGCCGTCGAAGTGCCGGTGCAGCCGAACTAG
- a CDS encoding glutamine amidotransferase, with translation MCRLFGLHAGSEPVSATFWLLDAPDSLAAQSHRNPDGVGIGVFDADGQPRIDKQPIAAWSDTEFATAARDLTATTFVAHVRHASTGAHTIANTHPFQQSGRLFAHNGVVQGLDQLDARLAQLQASELVEGETDSERVFALITAETARNKGDLHRGILDAIGWIAANLPVYSLNFVLTTPMHLWALRYPAANELWVLERAAGGDARAQRLEARTDRIHARSAELTERPSVLVASEPMDADPGWRRLDSGELLRVDPDLQVHSSQAFPEEPAHPLTLAQLEPTVAASQHAVP, from the coding sequence ATGTGCCGCCTCTTCGGTCTGCATGCCGGGAGCGAACCGGTGTCGGCGACGTTCTGGCTGCTCGACGCACCCGACAGCCTCGCCGCCCAGAGCCACCGCAACCCCGATGGCGTCGGTATCGGAGTCTTCGACGCCGACGGTCAGCCGAGGATCGACAAGCAGCCGATCGCCGCCTGGAGTGACACCGAATTCGCCACAGCCGCCCGCGACCTGACGGCGACGACGTTCGTGGCCCACGTCCGGCACGCCAGCACCGGCGCCCACACGATCGCCAACACGCACCCTTTCCAGCAGAGCGGACGCCTCTTTGCGCACAACGGAGTCGTGCAAGGACTCGACCAGTTGGATGCCCGCCTGGCCCAACTGCAGGCCAGTGAACTGGTAGAGGGCGAGACCGACAGTGAGCGAGTCTTCGCCCTCATCACTGCCGAAACCGCACGAAACAAAGGCGATCTACACCGCGGAATCCTCGACGCGATCGGTTGGATCGCGGCGAACCTGCCGGTGTACTCACTGAACTTCGTGCTGACAACACCGATGCATTTGTGGGCGCTGCGCTACCCGGCCGCCAATGAACTGTGGGTGCTGGAGCGGGCGGCCGGCGGCGACGCGAGGGCGCAACGCCTGGAGGCCCGAACCGACCGCATCCATGCCCGGTCAGCCGAACTCACCGAGCGCCCCAGCGTCCTCGTGGCCAGCGAACCTATGGACGCCGATCCGGGTTGGCGCCGATTGGACTCCGGCGAACTGCTGCGCGTCGACCCCGATCTTCAGGTCCACAGCAGCCAAGCGTTCCCGGAGGAGCCGGCCCATCCGCTGACCCTCGCCCAGTTGGAGCCCACCGTCGCGGCCTCGCAGCACGCTGTTCCGTAG
- a CDS encoding Pimeloyl-ACP methyl ester carboxylesterase — MTSINRREPMLLLHGVMGSAAMWREVTPQLEDDFDLLVPNALGHAGGRLGDSAPRPTTIRAIVDDFERSLNERGWSQAHLVGNSMGGWAALELARRGRALSVCALSPAGMWDGDAISSTSTDSETRRKLRSARRRGRLFRPTLPLALKNARIRRFALADQSVHGDRVPARAIVQVVDDMLACTVAEDLLATDESFALLDPLPCPVLVAWSARDRIFPVKHFEPRARQMLPAAQFRRLEDCGHVPMFDNPSLVVQTIRDATQLPQVHPIKGDAQ, encoded by the coding sequence ATGACCTCGATCAACCGGCGTGAGCCGATGCTGCTGCTCCACGGTGTGATGGGCTCGGCCGCGATGTGGCGCGAGGTGACGCCCCAACTCGAGGACGACTTCGACCTCCTCGTACCGAACGCGCTCGGCCACGCCGGCGGTCGCCTTGGTGATTCCGCACCCCGGCCGACGACGATCCGCGCCATCGTCGACGACTTCGAACGCAGCCTGAACGAACGTGGCTGGTCGCAGGCCCACCTGGTCGGCAACTCGATGGGCGGCTGGGCCGCGCTGGAACTGGCGCGCCGGGGCCGGGCGCTGAGCGTCTGCGCGCTCTCCCCGGCCGGCATGTGGGATGGCGACGCGATCAGCAGCACCTCTACTGACAGCGAGACCCGCCGCAAGCTGCGCTCGGCCCGCCGGCGGGGGCGCCTCTTCCGCCCAACCCTGCCGCTGGCCCTCAAGAACGCCCGGATCCGCCGCTTCGCGCTGGCCGATCAGTCGGTGCACGGCGACCGGGTGCCCGCTCGCGCCATCGTGCAGGTCGTCGATGACATGCTCGCCTGCACGGTCGCCGAGGATCTGCTGGCCACCGACGAGAGCTTTGCTCTGCTCGACCCCCTCCCCTGCCCGGTGCTGGTCGCCTGGTCGGCCCGGGACCGGATCTTCCCGGTGAAGCACTTCGAGCCGCGCGCCCGTCAGATGCTCCCCGCCGCGCAGTTCCGCCGACTCGAGGACTGCGGGCACGTCCCGATGTTCGACAACCCGTCGCTGGTCGTCCAGACGATCCGCGACGCCACCCAACTACCGCAGGTCCATCCGATCAAGGGAGATGCCCAATGA
- a CDS encoding Acyl-CoA dehydrogenase, whose translation MNFTETQEQSALRAAVAELGAKYGHDYTLAKARAHEPLTELWSEAGKLGFLGVNLPEEYGGGGAGMFELALVQEELGASGSGLLMMVVSPAICGTVISRFGTDEQKQRFLPGLSDGSQIMAFGITEPDAGSNSHRITTTARRDGDDWLLTGRKIYISGVDQADHVLVVSRTEDAKSGRLKPVLFAVPTDAPSFEFNPIEMDLVMPDRQFMVFLDDVRVPAEALIGEEDAALAQLFAGLNPERIMASALSIGTGRYAMDKATKYANERSVWGKPIGSHQGIAHPLAQAKIELELARLMMQKAASLYDSGDDMGAGESANMAKYAAAEATAHVVDQAVQTLGGNGLASEYGLGTLLATSRVSRIAPVSREMILNFVAQFSLNLPKSY comes from the coding sequence GTGAACTTCACCGAGACCCAGGAGCAGTCCGCGCTGCGGGCCGCCGTCGCCGAGCTCGGCGCGAAGTACGGCCACGACTACACGCTGGCCAAGGCTCGCGCCCACGAACCACTCACCGAACTCTGGAGCGAGGCCGGAAAGCTCGGTTTTCTCGGGGTAAACCTGCCCGAGGAGTACGGCGGCGGCGGGGCCGGCATGTTCGAACTCGCCCTCGTCCAGGAGGAGCTCGGCGCGTCGGGGAGCGGGCTGCTGATGATGGTCGTCTCGCCGGCCATCTGCGGAACGGTGATCAGCCGCTTCGGCACCGACGAGCAGAAGCAGCGCTTCCTCCCCGGTCTCAGCGACGGCTCGCAGATCATGGCCTTCGGGATCACCGAGCCCGACGCCGGCTCGAACTCGCACCGGATCACCACCACCGCCCGCCGCGACGGCGACGACTGGCTGCTCACCGGCCGCAAGATCTACATCTCCGGCGTCGACCAGGCCGATCACGTGCTGGTCGTCAGCCGCACTGAAGACGCCAAGAGCGGGCGTCTGAAGCCGGTCCTCTTCGCGGTTCCCACCGACGCGCCGAGCTTCGAGTTCAACCCGATCGAGATGGACCTGGTGATGCCCGACCGCCAGTTCATGGTCTTCCTCGACGACGTCCGGGTGCCTGCCGAAGCCCTTATCGGCGAGGAGGACGCGGCGCTGGCCCAGCTCTTCGCCGGCCTCAATCCGGAGCGGATCATGGCCTCGGCGCTGAGCATCGGGACCGGCCGCTACGCCATGGACAAGGCCACCAAGTACGCCAACGAGCGCTCCGTCTGGGGGAAGCCGATCGGCTCGCACCAGGGCATCGCCCACCCGCTGGCCCAGGCCAAGATCGAGCTCGAACTGGCCCGGCTGATGATGCAGAAGGCGGCGTCGCTCTATGACAGCGGCGACGATATGGGCGCCGGCGAGTCGGCGAACATGGCCAAGTACGCCGCGGCCGAAGCGACCGCTCACGTGGTTGATCAGGCCGTGCAGACGCTGGGTGGAAACGGCCTGGCCAGCGAGTACGGGCTGGGGACGCTGCTGGCCACCTCCCGGGTGAGCCGGATCGCGCCGGTGAGCCGCGAGATGATCCTCAACTTCGTAGCGCAGTTCAGCCTGAACCTCCCGAAGTCGTACTGA
- a CDS encoding enoyl-CoA hydratase, with amino-acid sequence MSVDYSLDRGIATITLNSPENRNALSSALVAGLSGHLATAAADPSVRAVLLTHTGSTFCAGADLAESAAEGGPAKGTQRMVDLLRQIIEGPKPVLAVIDGNVRAGGLGLVGACDLALAGPSSSFAFTEVRIGVAPAIISLTTLPVMQPRAAARYLLTGEKFDARIAAEIGLITVAAEDLASAVDELTGALRQSSPQGLGETKRLLNKGLLARFDGDAAELAALSARLFESDDAREGIMAFLQKRSPSWAL; translated from the coding sequence GTGAGCGTCGACTACTCACTCGACCGGGGCATCGCCACGATCACCCTTAATTCACCGGAGAATCGCAACGCCCTCAGTTCGGCGCTGGTCGCCGGGCTCTCGGGTCACCTGGCGACGGCGGCGGCCGATCCGTCGGTGCGGGCGGTGCTGCTGACCCACACCGGATCGACCTTCTGCGCCGGCGCCGACCTGGCCGAGAGCGCCGCCGAAGGGGGCCCGGCCAAGGGCACCCAGCGGATGGTCGACCTACTGCGCCAGATCATCGAGGGGCCGAAGCCGGTCCTCGCGGTGATCGACGGGAACGTGCGCGCCGGCGGGCTCGGGCTCGTCGGCGCCTGCGACCTGGCGTTGGCCGGCCCGAGCTCCAGCTTCGCCTTCACCGAGGTACGGATCGGCGTGGCACCGGCGATCATTTCGCTGACGACGCTGCCGGTGATGCAGCCGCGGGCCGCGGCCCGGTACCTGCTCACCGGCGAGAAGTTCGACGCGAGGATCGCCGCCGAGATTGGCCTGATCACGGTGGCGGCCGAGGACTTGGCGAGTGCCGTCGACGAGCTCACCGGGGCGCTGCGGCAGTCCTCACCGCAGGGGCTGGGCGAGACGAAACGCCTGCTCAATAAGGGTCTGCTGGCCCGCTTCGACGGCGACGCCGCCGAGCTCGCCGCCTTGTCGGCCCGTCTCTTCGAGTCAGACGACGCCCGCGAGGGGATCATGGCGTTCCTGCAGAAGCGGTCACCGAGCTGGGCGCTATGA